Genomic segment of Salvia hispanica cultivar TCC Black 2014 chromosome 2, UniMelb_Shisp_WGS_1.0, whole genome shotgun sequence:
TTAATGAAGTCTTCAAGTTGTTTCATGTAAACTTCTTCTTCCAAATCATCATTTAGAAAAGCAATTTTCACATCCATTTAATGTAGTTCCAAGTCAAAATGGGCTACAAGTGCCAAAATGATTCTAAGTGGGCCCTTCTTTGATACTTGAGAGAAAGTCTCTTTATAATCAATGCTATCTTTTTCTGAGTATAATCTTTGGCAACAAGTCTGGCTTTAAATCTTTCGATTAAACCATTTACGTCGAATTTGGTCTTGATGACCCATTTACACCCAATACACTTTTGTCTATTAGGTAATTCGACAAGGTCTTAGACTTTATTATAATCCATTGATTTTAACTCTTCTATCATGCATCAAtccatttattagaattattacACTTAATGACTAGTGAATATGAAATTGGACCATTACGTATTCATATATCACATTCGGATTCTTGGAGATATGCCACATAGTCATCAGAAATGGCCACCTTCGTTTTCATAGAAAATGCCTTAATGACACTTCTGTAGATGCTTGTTCCACACCTATGTTCAATGACTTTAGCATCATCATTAAGTGACTTAatgattattcaaatattgttAGACTGTTCAACAATATTTGTCACACTTAATTCTTGAGGAAATGAGGGAAGAATGTTATACCCTTATTTCAATAATGACCGCATTACGAGTGTTAAAACTCCCACTGATCTCACCATTCTCAAAGAATCATATATTTCCAGTTTCCACAATTCTCAAACTATCATTAGGACAATAAAACCTATACTCTTTGGATTTTTCTGGTAACCCATAAAATAACCAATAACTATCTATAATCCAATTTCTTTTCTCGCGAAAAGTATACTCTAGTTTCCGCTGAACAACCCTAAACATAAAGGTGTTGTTTTCTATCTATCCAAAGTTCATAAGGAAGTCTTTGGTACAACCTTACTAAAAACTCAGTTTAATACGTGAATAGCGGTTCTGAGCATAAATTCACAACGTTATGGGTAAGGTAGAATTATCATACTTCTAACCATGTCCATGAGAGTTCGATTTCGTCTCCCAGCAACATCATTCTGCTGAGGCGTACTTGGCATAGTATATTAAGCATAAATGCCATGCTTTTCTAAGTATTTGGCAAAAAAGTCCATGTAATTGACTTATTTTAGCGGTACGACCATAAAATCCACCACCTCTATCAGATCGAATAATTTTCACCTTTATATTTAATTGCCTTTCAACCTCAGTCATAAAATGTTCAACTGTGCCTGAAAGTTTtcttgcaataaataaatccataacGCGAAAAAATCGTCAATAAaggtgaaaaaaatatttttctccacCAAAAGTCGAGACATCAAAAGGTCCGCAAATATctgtatgtataattttaaggAGCTCATTGCTTCTTGTggcatttttaatattgtgtttggtttgtttacATTTAATACAACCCCCACAAACGGTAATGCTTGTAAAGTCTAAAttcgaatgaatattatcctttataAGCCTCTTAATTTTTCACTAGAAATATGATCCAGTTCCTTTATGCCATAGAATGATAAAttcgaatgaatattatcctttagGTGCTCCTTCGGTTGCAATGTGAGCATGAGATGCACTCATTCTATACTTATTCATCTTACGCTCCTCCTAGACCAATACGTTTCCCAATTCTTTAAGAGTCCACTTATCTTTTATAGTGAATCAATTTGGAATGATCCATATTGAGGAGGTAAAGAAGTTAAAATGAATTGGATAAGGAAACCCTCATCCACCGATAATCTTAACTTTCCCAGCTTAGCGATGTTATTCATGTCCATCACATGCTCGTACATAGTTCGAGAACCATTATATTGCATGCTCATGAGATCCTTCATAAGTTTTCCTGCAATAGACTTATATGCAGTAGCGAAGCAATCCTCAACATTCTGCAAAACATTCTTTTGCTTTGTCAGTCGTTGAGAGACTTTTATCTTCAACGAACATTCTAATGAACCGTAAACTTAAACTTAGTCCTGTTAGATTTTTCCCAAGCATTATGGGCAATCAGCCAAACTACTTTGATCATAAGATAATTGGCTTATCATTCAACAGTGTTAGGTCCAAATCCATTACTCCAAGAGTGAACTTAAGTTTCTCTTTCCATTCAAAGAAGTTAGTTCCATTTAGTTGGGGAACGTTTGAGGTAAACATactggtaaaaaaaaatatgtttttacaTAATGGGAGCAATTAAGAGATGAATGCTCACATATAAAAGTTTTGAATAATAACACgaacattaatttgaaaacccaTATCATGAGGCAATTATGAAAACCCCTTTAGGAAGTCTccatacaataataaaaatcatacttTTAATATCCATATCTTAGTTCAATAATTGAGTAAAAGTAAATTGGCGTTACCTTTGGGTAATCGACACCAATTTAAATGATTAACTCCATTAGTGTTCATTATGTCGCAAGGACTATTTCCTTTGAGAATCTAGACCTTGTATGACGAAcaaactatttaaataatgaatagCCACAACAAGCATgatgattaattgcataaacAGATTTTCATATTAACTTGATTATAAACACTTCTTATTTTACCTCAGTTTGGTGATTGCAAAACAAACATAATGTAATCAAGAATGTATACtgattaatttcttaaactGATTTTCACTtgatttgattataaacttttattattttacctcactttggtgattgcaaaataaacataatataatcaagaatgtataatgattaattgtttaagCAAATTTTAGTATGAGTTTGATTATGAACTCTTCTTATTTTgcctcactttggtgattgcaaaataaacataatataatcaaaatacaNNNNNNNNNNNNNNNNNNNNNNNNNNNNNNNNNNNNNNNNNNNNNNNNNNNNNNNNNNNNNNNNNNNNNNNNNNNNNNNNNNNNNNNNNNNNNNNNNNNNCGTTGGGATAAAAATGATTAGACAAAACgttactacctctgtccctgaaaatttgatacagtttactattttggttcgtccctaaaaatttgatacacttcacttttaccatttttggtagtggaccccatattccactaactcattcccactcacattttattataaaactaatactttaaaagtaggacccacatcccaccaactttttcaacccactttccattacatttcttaaaacccgtgtcgggtcaaagtgtagcaaattttaggggacggaggtaatataaattagaagttcacatattaaatattcaattcaaGTATTTACTGAAAAAGTCAAATTAAAGGAGAAAAGGGGCTATCGTAAAAGTTAAAGATAAGTATTAGGGTCCGTTTGATAACCTAGTAAAGCCaagatatagatatataaccattcatttctaaatgtTTGGTATCCTATTTACACTATCCCAAAGCCCGTGTAATTGACTATGGCCCATCTTGGCCCGGCAGATACAGCCTCAAAATGTGCAGATACGTATCTTACCAATTTGGTGGGATACTATTCCTACCTCAATTTATGGATccagacaaaataaaaaatctccTCTGTACCCTTCTACCGTCAAATCTCAACGCTAGGGCAATCCTCCATTCACAACAATCCTCCATAGTTGACGCAGGGCATCGATTTGATTAGAATTTCATCTCTTCCATTCACAACAATCCTCCATGGTTGACGCTAGGGCATCGATTTGATTAGAATTTCATCTGCAAGGATTTCTTCTGGTCAGGTATTCCTTTTCcgttttttctctatttttctatGATCTTTTTCACCATTAAATTCTTTGTGAGTTATCAATTTGTTGTCAGTTTCGATTGAATTTTTCTACCCCCAATTCAACTGCTCAGTTCTTCCTTTTCCGttctttctctatttttctatGAACTTTTTCACCATGAAATTCTTGGTGAGTTATCAATTTGTCGATTGTGATTGAATGTTTCTACCCCCAATTCAATGTAATTGATGAGtttcaaatatatttgttgtttattgTGATTGAATTTATCTGTCCCCAATTGAATAGATATAAATCGTGTGATTGAATTGTTCTGGCCACAATTCCATATTCTGCCTCCTGATTTTAGCCAAAAATAAAGCTTTTTACAGTGAATTTATCTGGCCACATCCAGCATAgaacacaagattttatttgaCAGATTATTGGATTGTTTGTAAATTTTGTCAAGGTTTGCCTTATATGTTTGGGTGTTTGAATCATTTGTAACTGAATTGTTGTctaatatataatcatattattattttttttatcagatCACAAGATCACAGTGTTATGGAGACTCGTAAATTATCCGATGCATCAATTGCCTTAatacttgaggacattatGCACAACTACAGGTTCGAAACAATGTGTATTCTTTACCTAATAGCTGCAAGGACTCGTAGCAGAGCGCGTAGTCGACGAGCAGCGGCTAGACAACCATTCACCATAATAAGTCGGATGCCAAATCAAGTTAATCACATGGATAGGTTAGTAGGAGCCACATATGTCGATTGTGTGAACAACCTCCGAATGGACCGTAACACATTTGGGAGGTTATGTCAGTTACTTAGACATATAGGAGGTCTTACGGATGGGAAATATGTTGTTGTGGAGGAGCAAGTAGCTATATTCTTAAGTATCTTAGCACACCATAAAAAGAATAGGAttgttaaatttgattttttgagaTCGGGACAGACAATATCTCACTATGTACATCGTGTTCTACATGCGATTTTAAAGATGCACACCCTTTTTTTGGTGAAGCCTGACCCAATAACCGATGATTGCCTTGATCCACGATGGAAGTGGTTTAAGGTAACTTTATATATGTTGATTCTAGCACTCGTTAAACCANNNNNNNNNNNNNNNNNNNNNNNNNNNNNNNNNNNNNNNNNNNNNNNNNNNNNNNNNNNNNNNNNNNNNNNNNNNNNNNNNNNNNNNNNNNNNNNNNNNNNNNNNNNNNNNNNNNNNNNNNNNNNNNNNNNNNNNNNNNNNNNNNNNNNNNNNNNNNNNNNNNNNNNNNNNNNNNNNNNNNNNNNNNNNNNNNNNNNNNNNNNNNNNNNNNNNNNNNNNNNNNNNNNNNNNNNNNNNNNNNNNNNNNNNNNNNNNNNNNNNNNNNNNNNNNNNNNNNNNNNNNNNNNNNNNNNNNNNNNNNNNNNNNNNNNNNNNNNNNNNNNNNNNNNNNNNNNNNNNNNNNNNNNNNNNNNNNNNNNNNNNNNNNNNNNNNNNNNNNNNNNNNNNNNNNNNNNNNNNNNNNNNNNNNNNNNNNNNNNNNNNNNNNNNNNNNNNNNNNNNNNNNNNNNNNNNNNNNNNNNNNNNNNNNNNNNNNNNNNNNNNNNNNNNNNNNNNNNNNNCGAGGTTCTCTTGTGAGCATATGTTGTTTACTGCATCCATTATGTCCTCCGCGCCTTCCCCGTTGGCTCGATCCTTACCAAAAATCTCCTTCCAGTCGTCAAAGTAGGGCCATGATTTGGCACGCATGAACTTTGCATTTCCATCTttctgtaaaaaaataaattaagaaaatttagCATCAATTATCATACCTTCACaatcaataaagaaaaagttttaTCAGCAATAAAACTAAGTAAAGAAGATTTGAGAATgataaattactttttctcggagaaaagaaaattaatcaaGCCACGTCCTAGTCATGGTGAATAAAAATTGGCAAAAtttatgtttacttctttcccttctcaaataaaagaaaattaatcaaGCCACGTACTATAGATTATTGCTACAGAATTCAGTTTCTATACAAAGGCATACCTTCACAATTTCTGCCCACTGTTGGTCATCACAGTCAATTTTGTGGTCTTCATTCAGATTAAAACCGACACCACTTAAATTAAGGATCTGTTGAAGAGAGTAATAACTCTTTTTCCATGCAGACACCTTCGATATGATATTGGGATTAACCTTCAGATCAGTTGTCGGAAACTCGCGGCGTAGCGCCTCTTCCAGCCTAACAAGGTATCCGGCGCGAAATCCATTATCAGATTTCCAACCCTGAGCAACGAGCTCCTTCAAGGTCGCGAGTAGAACCCCTTCCTCCCGATCAGTCCAAATACGCCGAGTCCTTTCGCTTTTGGGTTGTTGGGGTCGAAGACCCCCGCCAGTTCCTGGTCGTAATATCATTCAAACACACACCAAATTCAGCGCATATGATTCTGCGGAATTAACGAGGCCAAAATGAATTATCTAAACACAAACCGCGACCACCAGAAGAGGAGTCCACGATTGCTTTGCTACCCCGGAAATCAGCCATGTGGCCTAGAAAAAGCAACTACATCATGTTTGGCCATGACAATCACACACATATAGTGAAAAAACACAACACGTGAAGATTTAGTAGGATTTAATAGAGAGCCTAATAGTAAGATTTAATAGAGAGCCTAATGCCAGTAACAGAAGTTTGTTTACCTTTCGAAGAATCGTGCACAAGAACGAAGCCGCTTGAGAAATAAGGAGGAGGGGAAGGAGAGTGAAATGCGATGTTCTTTTTTGTTTCTCCCACGTAGAGTATATATAGGAAATAAACAGATTCAATCATTTAGGTTTAGAGGGAGCCGCCATAATAAGGAGGGAAAAAAGAGCGCCAAATTTTTGATATCAGATTCAATCATTTAGGTTTAGAGGGATCCGCCATCAGAAATAAGGAGGGAAAGAAGAGCGCCaaatttttgatattgttttttgtttcCAGTATATAGGAACGAAAGGATTTGATTAATGCACAAGATTTGATTTGTTAGCTACTTCTcgaaatacaaataattaaatattacttgAATAGAAATATTGTTTTGTTAAAAATCCTCTGATCACATACCTCTTTTAATATGAAACTCAAATATTGTTGCATGAAGCGGGTAAATTTCTTGAGAAGATACTCGGGCGCTAGTACGTACTAACATATTATTGTTTTGTAAAGATGTTTTAATACACATAATAGAGAGTTTTCACATGGcatcattttaagaaatgagaaataCTTTAAAACAATTGAGATTTGATTATGGAGTAGCACaaagtttaagaaaaaagcAATTCTCACTaaagagaaagaggaaaaagttgCGAGAGCATTTAGCTAAGGGAGACAGGAACCGTTGCACAACCTTATAGGAATAAGAACAATTTTGCAATCTTACAACAAAAGGTCATAAACTTCTGCACATCTTGATACTTATAAACCACAACCAAACTTTATGGAACATAAATACAAGTGTTAAATCCAAAGCTTGCTACTGACAGCCTAGATTGTCAAAGCTTGGGCCGTATTCTACATTCTACATCAAATGACAGGTCATCAAAGAAATACTTGAACAGAGATCACAGAACATACTCAGCCAAGACAAGTTTTTAATATAACCAACATGATCAACAGGTCATATTCAACGTAGCTAGCATAAAAACACTAGCTAATCAAGTACACCTATTGGATTttattgaaagaaaatgatagaaaGAAGAATGGACAGATGACAAGGAAAAATAAgcaaacacaaaatatatattggttCAAACCACATTTCCTAGTGACaaaaaacatcacaaaatAGCTTCATCAtactgaaaataaatattggttCAAAAACATTACtaaattcaaaacatcataaaaACGCTTGTCTTATTCTAAGTCTCTGTAAGGAGCTTGCTGGTCAGGCTTTGGATGGGCATGAAGAAATATCCGAAGTCCACATTATGGCGTGTCTTCCACGTTGGCTCTGTCCTTACCAAATATTTGCTTCCAATCGTCAAAGTAAGGCCATGATCGGTCACGCATGAACCTTACATATACATCTTTCTgcaataaaaaagtaagaaaatcCTGCATCACTTATCAGTAATGAAACAAAAGTAAGAAGTAAGAAAATTTATCagtaaaaagtaagaaaacCCTGCATCACTTATCATacttactataattaaaaagagtTTTTATCAGTAATGAAACAAAAGTAAAGAAGTATAGATGATTTGAGAATGATAGGAATCACTTTTTtctcaaaagaaaagaaataaaataagccGCTTCCTAGACACATTGAATaaacaattgagaaaatttattttacatcTTCCATCCAACAAAGAGCGTAATATGTATACTACAAATTAGATCATTAGACACAAGCATACCTCCACAATTTCTGCCCACTGCTGGTCGTCACAGTCGATTCTGTGGTCTCCattcaaattaaaagcaaCCCCGCTCTGCTTAAGGATATATTCGAGAGTgtaataactttttttccaTGCAGACACCTTCGATATGATATTGGGATAAACCTTCAGATCCGTTGTTGGAAACTCGCGGCGTAGCGCCTCTTCCAGTCTAACAAGGTATCCGGCACGGAATCCATGATCTGATTTCCAACCTTGAACAACAAGCTCCTTCAAGGTCGTCAGTAGAACATCTTCCTCCCGATCAGTCCATATACGTCGATTCAAAATACCTTGAAAATCAGCCATGTTGCCTAGAAACCAACGACGTCAAGTTTGGAGGTATCCGGCACGGAATCCATGATCTGATTTCCAACCTTGAACAACAAGCTCCTTCAAGGTCGTCAGTAGAACATCTTCCTCCCGATCAGTCCATATACGTCGATTCAAAATACCTTGAAAATCAGCCATGTTGCCTAGAAACCAACGACGTCAAGTTTGGACACGACGATCGCACATATAgtgaaaatacaaataatttgaagattttttgGAAGATTTAACGTGTATGAAGTGTGTGCATAATCTTcttgttaaaattatttacaaaacatGGTTCAATAACAAGAGTATTTACCTTTCAAGAATAGTGCACAAGAAGAACAAAAGCCGCCGCTCGTGAGTATTAAGGAGGGAAAAAAGAGAGCAGAAATTGGAAGTTCAGTTTTTTTTCCCACGCAGAGTATATATAGGAAATCAAATGATTTAGGTTTGAGCGTGAGATTATAAGGGAAAAAATAAGCCAATTgtgatattctttttttattgaatggaATTTAAAAGATTTGATTAGGTCAATACAAAGGACAATctaggaaataaattaatttattaaggTCAAATTTGTCATTGCATATCTATTTCTTATTTCATAACTTCCCTACCAAACAAAGTGggctaaaaataattaactagGTTATCAAACGTgtgttattaaaattatatctttTCCTAACTTGGCTTTAAATCTAGATCACTAACTAACCTAGGTATATTCCACGCCACTTATCAAACGGACCCTTACTGTATTAGTATGTGCTAAACTACGACCATAGCAATctattactaatattaattcCAACTCAATAAAAGACAAACAATAGATTTAAACAACATATAACAACAAATCGTACAAAGATATCAATATCTAGCTAGCTACAATAGTATGTCCCTATAATTTCGCATATACTTAATTATGCGTGTGTTTGAATATATAGGATTTCAATTTCAACTCTGCAAAATACTATTGCTCACTTACATAAATCTTGTCATTAAATTTTCACAAACTTAATCAATGGATGAGTTATTAAATGGAGTATGATAAAACTGACATGAGGTGATCAACATCATTTTGAATACTGAAAAACCTTCCTAAATTATTGTACagagataatatttttatggcaAACTTGTGCCATCAACTCATTCTGCAGTAAGCACCAGCACGAATCTATAAGCTATAAGTAACCaactaaaagtaaaaaagcCATTAATCTTCCCATTGAAAAGGgtgaataattaaaacatgGTAACTCAAAGTCCAAAatcattttgaataaatacaaccaaatggagtattaaatagtagtacatgCAAAATTCCAGAAATGAGAAAGATGTactacaaaatttttaaaaaaagtatagATTTGAGGAGGATGAGTATGGAGCAGTAAGTAGTGTCAGAAATTGCATAGAATATTCCCAGACTGATTTAAGTATAATAAGTGCAAAGATTTATTGAGTGCATATGAAATGAAACAGAAGCAAGCTTATGCATACAGTTTAGTtgcacataaaaaaaatcaggcCAAGTAGCCTAAGGAAAAACAGAGAATatgttaaaaagaaaaggagaataaTAGTGAGTAATAAAAGTTGCAATGCATATAGTAGTACActccatatttatatagtGGCTGTGGCGGTTGGTTGGTGTAAATTAAGCAGCAGAAGGAGCAGGTATGTATGAAACCGCAGGCTCGGGGAGAGAAGCCAAGATGGATGGCCGTGATGCAACTGCCTTGAAATCCAACGACTCATCGTTGTACACGTCCCACCATTTCTTCACCAGCATCTTGATATCTTCCCTCTCCATGTTCGCTTCCTCCCCTGTGTACCTCCATGGCTTCGATCCCTGCACCCAATCCATCGTTTTTCTTACTACTTACTACTCTCCAATTAATCAACACAAAGATTATTAAAAAAGAGGCTTACAGCAGCGCAGTAGTGAACAACTTGGACTTTGTTGAGCTCAACATTTTCCGGGTGGCGCCACAGCATCGCAAGAACGAGGTTGTAGATGAGAGGAATCGGCTTGTACACTTTCTCAAAGAACATGTTCAAGAAATCCTGCTCAGCGAATGGTGTGGGCGGGGTGATGCGAAGGGTGTGTAGGAGGTCGTCGTAGGTGGCCTTGCTGGGCTCGAACACGAACATGCCCGCGTTGAAGTAGAGCGCAGGAGGTGACCCCATCTCACCCGGCCATGCCACCTTCTCCGGGCACTGCTGGCAATACCCAACCGAGTATTGTTTCGAATGGCTCCATGTCTTCTCGCAGAAGCAGTCCATCACAGCGTAGAAATACCCGTCCGGTGTGTCCAAGAGATGATCGATGTTTTCGTATACTTGGATGTCAGCATCAAGGTACACCATCTTCTTGTACTCCAAAAACTGTTATCACACACCAAACACGACAACTCACCTCAAAAGACGAGACTACAAAAaacaactttttattttagcgATGGAAATCAGTAATTACCGAGGGATTGCCCACTGTCAATAAACCACCCTTTTTTCGTAAGTCTATCGAGATAATGCATTTAGTCTATAAAGCCTACACCAGTAAAACTACTTACATTCCATATACGGAGTTTGGAGTAGTTGATGACGTAGTAGGCCATGGCGAACTGAATCTGATTTTGCGGGGGGTAGATGGGGACGATCTCCTTGACGATGCAACCTTGATCCCTCAAGATCTGGCGGTGCTCCTCCGGGACATCCGGCAAGATCGCCACGACAAGAGGGTAAGCGCTCTCGACCTTCCTCAAACCCTTAGCCAACCCGACCACGCCTTTCACATAGTCGCCCGCCCCAGCAAGGAACGTCACGTAGGCTTTCTCTGAGTCGAGCCCCGAGACTTTCACGTCGCTGGGGAGAGCAGATTCCACCGGAGCCATTGATGCTGAGGAGTTTAGGAAAAATAGGAAGCCCTAATTGCCTTTTTACTTCCTGGCATTCAAGGGCGAGGCTGCTCGTCTTTATATACTGCTCAAATCAAATGACATGCTCATGCACTGCAAATCAACCCCAAATGAAACTCGAATAAATGGAGGAATATTCTTtatttcctttatattttttcattacgcttttttcttataaaaaatgtgttagtATGTGGAGGGAATGAAAGAAGGTGAGCTGATGTTTCAGTTAACTTTTCATCTGAGCCTTATCAACTGAAGCAAAGGCTGAGATTTAATGGGCTTATTAAGTCATATTCGCGACATTATGGTTAGATATTATTAGTCCTCTTTCTATTTCCTAATTTCTTCCACGGGATTTTCCTAGAAATTTTGTCGATGAAATTTAAGCTAAATGAGAGGTTCATGTATTGGATGTCATTGTCTTCgtggaatataatttttcgatGAATATGTATGGTGAGAAAAAGTGATCGAGTTGCTATAGTCGTCTACATGTCGGTCGACGCATCATAAAAACAGTAATGTACGGGTATAATTTTGCAAACTTTAGATAAGATAAATTATATCAACTGAAAAGTGAGAACAATGAAACAAATATAGGTAGTGAATATTAATGTCATCCATATGAAGGGATCTAAAAATAGGTTCTTTTAATGGTTTagtgagaaaaaagtaagtacTCCACAagcttttaaataaatactgtAAATTGGACTTATgcagtactagtatttttcatttaccttttcttttctgGTTTTTAAGCCTCCCAtattaattatactccatatagtaCAAAAAAGGAATTCACTTACTCTTGGGTGCAAACACATCTACATCGcaattaatgtataattgacTATCCTAACATGTTCGCTCAATTTGTAAAGGAAGacaaagaaataaatagaaaCCAATATAGGAGTACTTTTTATGGAGCCTAGCTACTTGGCCACTTGGAATTTCTAAATAACTGGTTCAGCTTCCATTTCACGACTAACTAAATACATTTATATAGTCTCGCACTCAGAAT
This window contains:
- the LOC125208272 gene encoding uncharacterized protein LOC125208272 — translated: MADFQGILNRRIWTDREEDVLLTTLKELVVQGWKSDHGFRAGYLVRLEEALRREFPTTDLKVYPNIISKVSAWKKSYYTLEYILKQSGVAFNLNGDHRIDCDDQQWAEIVEKDVYVRFMRDRSWPYFDDWKQIFGKDRANVEDTP
- the LOC125208269 gene encoding galactinol synthase 1, which produces MAPVESALPSDVKVSGLDSEKAYVTFLAGAGDYVKGVVGLAKGLRKVESAYPLVVAILPDVPEEHRQILRDQGCIVKEIVPIYPPQNQIQFAMAYYVINYSKLRIWNFLEYKKMVYLDADIQVYENIDHLLDTPDGYFYAVMDCFCEKTWSHSKQYSVGYCQQCPEKVAWPGEMGSPPALYFNAGMFVFEPSKATYDDLLHTLRITPPTPFAEQDFLNMFFEKVYKPIPLIYNLVLAMLWRHPENVELNKVQVVHYCAAGSKPWRYTGEEANMEREDIKMLVKKWWDVYNDESLDFKAVASRPSILASLPEPAVSYIPAPSAA